The Mercurialis annua linkage group LG2, ddMerAnnu1.2, whole genome shotgun sequence genome contains a region encoding:
- the LOC126668449 gene encoding uncharacterized protein LOC126668449, with protein MTISASMRGQGSGGGSGRGSGRGRGDPTKPVEEQHHEEAGGPVQPLQEREAGEPPAILDNQGRAMVRPDPSRTLLLDSGPVSRATRDIFRQCWFETGSAWRFLTADQREFYFQEFQKKFWWDDSAYSEEVIRRVFMTHAATRYKDNIHKMRKMQKKHTSVNQETWEAWNAFWDTEKEKKKSETARANRMSEPAGPGSGPVRHPGGSRSAIKHMDVMAKELGRKPTATELYSRLHKTKAEKKPVDKRAQDMTDAIAERLAAATQSPTGEGITSSPVDETQIFMDIKGVNKKHRVYGLGSATSRYVGPSIRPQRGSSSRTSQQADEEVERRVQAGIQEGLRQVEQRLAAQQASMTQMIRDEIARMMPNIPPEYQPQFPPPPPDGGDTTDL; from the exons ATGACAATTAGTGCAAGTATGAGGGGTCAAGGCTCAGGCGGAGGCTCAGGCCGAGGATCAGGCCGAGGACGGGGGGACCCTACCAAGCCCGTTGAGGAGCAGCATCATGAGGAGGCTGGAGGACCTGTTCAGCCTTTGCAGGAGCGTGAGGCAGGCGAGCCCCCGGCCATTTTGGACAACCAGGGAAGGGCGATGGTTCGTCCGGACCCTAGCAG GACACTGTTGCTGGACTCTGGGCCTGTTTCTCGGGCTACCCGGGATATTTTCAGGCAGTGCTGGTTCGAGACTGGATCAGCATGGCGCTTTCTGACAGCTGACCAGAGGGAGTTCTATTTTCAGGAATTTcag AAAAAGTTCTGGTGGGATGACTCTGCGTACAGCGAGGAGGTAATCAGACGGGTCTTCATGACCCATGCAGCCACCCGGTACAAAGACAACATCCACAAGATGAGGAAAATGCAAAAGAAGCATACATCTGTGAATCAGGAGACCTGGGAAGCCTGGAATGCATTTTGGGACACAGAGAAGGAAAAGAAGAAGTCAGAGACAGCCCGGGCAAACCGGATGAGTGAGCCTGCGGGCCCCGGTTCTGGTCCTGTCCGCCATCCCGGGGGATCTCGCTCCGCTATCAAGCATATGGATGTGATG GCTAAGGAGCTCGGCCGGAAGCCGACTGCGACAGAGCTGTACAGTCGCCTTCATAAAACGAAGGCTGAGAAGAAACCGGTCGACAAGAGGGCTCAGGATATGACT GACGCCATCGCTGAGAGGCTTGCTGCTGCGACACAGTCGCCGACCGGAGAGGGGATCACCTCGAGTCCTGTGGATGAGACGCAGATATTTATGGATATCaagggcgtcaacaagaagcaCCGGGTGTACGGCTTGGGTTCGGCTACCAGCAGGTATGTAGGCCCGAGTATCAGACCGCAGAGAGGCAGCTCTTCACGGACATCACAACAGGCAGATgaggaggtcgagcgccgtGTGCAGGCCGGCATCCAGGAGGGCCTGCGGCAGGTTGAGCAACGGTTGGCGGCGCAGCAGGCGAGCATGACACAGATGATACGTGATGAGATTGCAAGGATGATGCCGAATATCCCACCAGAGTATCAGCCACAGTTTCCCCCTCCTCCGCCAGACGGTGGCGACACTACAGATTTGTAG